One window of the Cognatishimia sp. WU-CL00825 genome contains the following:
- the grxC gene encoding glutaredoxin 3 — MKNVEIYTRPLCGFCAAAKSLFAKKGVTFVEVDCWANPDRKPEMIQRSNGGRTFPQIFIDGDHVGGCDDLMALERAGKLDGLLAA, encoded by the coding sequence ATGAAAAACGTAGAAATTTACACCCGTCCCCTTTGTGGATTTTGCGCGGCGGCAAAATCTTTGTTTGCAAAAAAAGGTGTGACCTTTGTAGAGGTGGATTGCTGGGCGAATCCGGATCGTAAACCGGAAATGATTCAGCGCAGCAATGGTGGCCGGACTTTCCCGCAGATTTTCATCGACGGGGATCATGTTGGCGGATGTGACGATCTGATGGCTCTGGAGCGTGCGGGCAAGCTCGACGGTCTACTGGCGGCCTGA
- the pip gene encoding prolyl aminopeptidase, with translation MDKHSGQKRAVQYLYPPIDPFDQRMLDVGDGHSIYVEQSGNPNGMPVVVLHGGPGGGCSPAMRRYFDPNIYRVILFDQRGCGRSRPHAEIAHNTTWHLVADIEHIRTSLGIDQWIVFGGSWGATLALIYAQTHPERPAALVLRGVFLMTQRELDWFYGGGAGQFWPETWARFADLIPENEQSDMIAAYHQRLFCGDRAVEVKYARSWAAWENALASVQSDGTSGSPPAEYARAFSRLENHYFRNAGFLDFDGQILAHMDRIAHIPAAIVQGRFDMICPPRSAFDLAARWPNAKLRMIQNAGHALSEPGISAELVRIMDQLAREG, from the coding sequence ATGGACAAACACTCGGGTCAAAAACGCGCAGTTCAATATCTTTATCCGCCGATCGATCCGTTTGATCAGCGGATGCTGGATGTGGGTGACGGCCATTCGATCTATGTCGAACAGTCAGGCAATCCAAATGGCATGCCGGTTGTTGTCCTGCACGGGGGCCCCGGCGGGGGATGTAGCCCTGCGATGCGCCGCTATTTTGATCCAAACATTTATCGTGTCATTCTATTTGATCAACGTGGCTGTGGTCGGTCGCGACCGCATGCTGAGATTGCGCATAATACCACCTGGCATCTGGTCGCCGATATCGAACATATCCGTACCAGCTTGGGCATCGACCAGTGGATTGTGTTTGGCGGAAGCTGGGGCGCAACGTTGGCGTTGATTTATGCGCAAACCCATCCAGAACGTCCCGCGGCTTTGGTTCTGCGCGGTGTTTTCTTGATGACACAACGCGAACTTGACTGGTTTTATGGCGGTGGCGCTGGGCAGTTTTGGCCCGAAACATGGGCGCGCTTTGCGGATCTGATCCCGGAAAACGAACAATCGGACATGATTGCGGCCTATCACCAGCGCTTGTTTTGTGGTGATCGCGCGGTCGAAGTGAAATATGCCCGGTCTTGGGCTGCATGGGAAAACGCTTTGGCATCGGTTCAGTCTGATGGCACATCTGGTTCACCCCCGGCTGAATATGCGCGGGCTTTTTCGCGTTTGGAAAACCATTATTTTCGCAATGCGGGTTTTTTGGATTTTGATGGCCAGATATTGGCACATATGGATCGCATCGCGCATATCCCTGCAGCGATTGTGCAGGGGCGATTTGATATGATTTGCCCGCCGCGCTCGGCCTTTGATCTTGCGGCACGTTGGCCAAATGCGAAATTGCGTATGATACAAAATGCAGGCCACGCATTAAGCGAGCCAGGAATTAGTGCGGAATTGGTGCGAATCATGGATCAGCTCGCGCGCGAAGGCTAG
- a CDS encoding MarR family transcriptional regulator: MAQTDNESSALAISLFSEILMADQLARSRLSKALPKGMELSHFSVLNHLSHSSSERSPAQLAKAFHVTRGAMTNTLGKLETAGYVHIRPDWDDARRKMVAISPAGRAAKEAALAGIAPIISEVVADIGEHRVRAALPILRELRVKLEDEH; the protein is encoded by the coding sequence ATGGCCCAGACTGATAATGAATCCAGCGCCTTAGCGATTTCTCTGTTTAGTGAAATTCTGATGGCTGACCAATTGGCGCGCAGCCGTCTGAGCAAAGCTTTGCCTAAGGGCATGGAGTTGTCGCATTTTTCGGTTTTGAACCATTTATCCCATTCCAGCAGTGAGCGCAGCCCGGCGCAGCTTGCCAAGGCTTTTCATGTGACCCGTGGGGCAATGACCAATACATTGGGCAAGCTGGAAACCGCAGGCTATGTGCATATTCGCCCGGATTGGGATGATGCGCGCCGCAAGATGGTGGCAATAAGCCCGGCGGGACGTGCTGCAAAAGAGGCGGCCTTGGCGGGCATCGCGCCAATTATTTCCGAAGTTGTTGCAGATATTGGGGAACACCGCGTACGCGCGGCCCTACCGATTTTACGCGAGCTGCGGGTCAAGCTTGAGGACGAGCATTGA
- a CDS encoding carbon-nitrogen hydrolase family protein, translating into MKTALLQICSSDDPTENLKMVRAAIKEAAANGAGYVLTPEVTNCVSGSRTHQKAVLQLETEDRTLLGIQELAAQLEVWVTIGSLAVKTNDPDGRFANRQFLIDANGSIAARYDKIHMFDVQVSKEETYRESDGYRPGTQAVVAETPFAKIGMTICYDVRFGHLFRRLARGGAEVITVPSAFSYVTGAAHWQALLQARAIETGCWVLAPAQVGRHLASRGPQRLTYGHSLVVSPWGEVLADAGSETGIVYIDLDREKVAQARRRVPSLTYDQRFNGPD; encoded by the coding sequence ATGAAAACAGCCCTGCTGCAAATATGCTCTTCGGACGATCCAACCGAAAACCTCAAAATGGTTCGGGCGGCGATCAAAGAGGCTGCAGCAAATGGGGCTGGCTATGTTCTTACGCCGGAAGTGACCAATTGCGTCTCTGGAAGTCGGACTCATCAAAAGGCGGTTTTGCAACTCGAGACTGAGGATCGCACCCTTTTGGGCATTCAAGAGTTGGCCGCACAGCTTGAAGTCTGGGTGACTATTGGCTCTTTGGCGGTAAAGACCAATGATCCGGATGGTCGCTTTGCAAACCGGCAGTTTTTGATCGATGCCAACGGGTCGATTGCTGCGCGCTATGATAAGATTCACATGTTTGATGTACAGGTTTCAAAAGAAGAAACCTATCGTGAATCTGATGGCTATAGGCCCGGCACACAGGCTGTGGTGGCGGAAACGCCTTTTGCAAAAATTGGCATGACCATTTGTTATGATGTGCGTTTTGGGCATTTGTTTCGGCGGTTGGCGCGGGGCGGGGCCGAGGTTATAACGGTGCCTTCGGCGTTTTCTTATGTCACGGGCGCGGCGCATTGGCAGGCGTTGTTGCAGGCGCGGGCCATTGAAACGGGGTGCTGGGTGCTTGCTCCGGCTCAGGTTGGGCGACATCTTGCTAGCCGTGGCCCCCAGCGCCTGACTTATGGGCATTCGCTTGTTGTTTCGCCATGGGGTGAGGTTTTGGCAGATGCTGGTTCAGAAACCGGTATCGTTTACATTGATCTTGACCGTGAAAAAGTGGCACAAGCACGCAGACGCGTGCCGTCACTGACATATGATCAAAGGTTCAATGGCCCAGACTGA
- the ubiG gene encoding bifunctional 2-polyprenyl-6-hydroxyphenol methylase/3-demethylubiquinol 3-O-methyltransferase UbiG — protein MQPTLNTVDPAEVAKFEAMAAEWWDPKGKFKPLHMLNPCRLDYITRQIAAEFGRDLSTDLPFSGLRLLDIGCGGGLLAEPMARLGATVVGADAAERNIPVAQVHAEQSGLTIDYRHTTAEAIAESGEKFDIVLNMEVVEHVADPQEFLTVCQQLVRPGGLMICSTLNRTTKSFGAAIIGAEWIMRWLPKGTHEWHKFITPDELFDMLAKGGLTPVDRTGFVFNPLGWSWSLSDKDLSVNYVTTSTKPA, from the coding sequence ATGCAACCCACGTTGAACACTGTCGACCCCGCCGAAGTCGCAAAATTTGAGGCGATGGCCGCAGAATGGTGGGATCCCAAAGGGAAATTCAAACCTCTGCATATGCTGAACCCCTGCCGGCTTGATTACATCACCCGCCAAATCGCGGCGGAATTTGGCCGTGACCTTAGCACAGATCTTCCGTTCTCAGGCTTAAGACTGCTTGATATTGGCTGTGGCGGCGGGTTGCTGGCAGAACCCATGGCGCGTTTGGGGGCAACCGTTGTTGGCGCTGATGCAGCCGAACGCAATATTCCCGTCGCTCAGGTGCACGCCGAACAATCCGGCCTGACCATCGATTATCGCCACACCACTGCCGAAGCCATCGCTGAATCAGGCGAGAAATTTGATATTGTTCTGAACATGGAGGTGGTTGAACACGTCGCTGACCCGCAAGAATTTCTGACCGTTTGTCAGCAATTGGTCAGACCGGGCGGATTGATGATCTGTTCTACGCTCAATCGCACCACCAAAAGCTTTGGCGCAGCTATCATTGGCGCAGAATGGATCATGCGCTGGCTGCCAAAGGGCACCCATGAATGGCACAAGTTTATCACACCTGATGAGTTGTTTGACATGCTGGCAAAGGGTGGGCTGACACCAGTGGATCGCACCGGTTTTGTATTTAATCCTCTGGGTTGGAGCTGGTCGCTGTCCGACAAAGATCTAAGCGTAAATTATGTGACCACCAGTACGAAACCCGCCTAA